The nucleotide sequence CAGCTTCTAAATTAATGTCAAAAATACGTTTTATAGTTTTTTGAATGAGTTTAGATAAGTTTAATATGTCATTTCCATTAGCATTACCATAATTTACCAAAACTAATGCTTGATTTTTATGAACACCATAATTCTCAAACGTTTTACCTTTAAAGCCAGCCTGTTCTATTAACCATCCTGCAGGAATTTTAACTAACTCCGCCGAAACACTATAACTTGGTATTTCAGGAAAATTTTGTTTAAGTATGTCAAACTGAGTTTTTGAAACTATTGGGTTTTTAAAAAAACTACCACTATTTCCAATTTCTTTTGGGTCTGGAAGTTTAGATGACCTTATTGCAATAACAGCCTTAGAGACATCTTTTATGGTTGGTTTGGTAATGTTTTGTTTTTCTAATTCGTTACCTATCGCACCATAATCGGTTTTAATAGCATGATTTTGAGTGCTAAGTTTAAAGGTTACACTCAAAATAATGTATTGCCCTTTTAGTTCATTTTTAAATACAGAATTTCTATAATCAAATTGGCAGTCTTCTTTTGTAAACGTTTTTATTTTACCAGATGCGATGTGTAAAGCTTCGCAAGACTCAAAAACATCTTTT is from Pontimicrobium sp. SW4 and encodes:
- the murB gene encoding UDP-N-acetylmuramate dehydrogenase; the encoded protein is MNIQKNISLKPYNTFGIDVCSKHFISINNIEELLEVLKSQDYQSRLILGGGSNMLLTEDIESLVLHINLKGIDLVSKTESTVLVKAYAGENWHEFVLWCIDNDFGGIENLSLIPGNVGTAPIQNIGAYGVELKDVFESCEALHIASGKIKTFTKEDCQFDYRNSVFKNELKGQYIILSVTFKLSTQNHAIKTDYGAIGNELEKQNITKPTIKDVSKAVIAIRSSKLPDPKEIGNSGSFFKNPIVSKTQFDILKQNFPEIPSYSVSAELVKIPAGWLIEQAGFKGKTFENYGVHKNQALVLVNYGNANGNDILNLSKLIQKTIKRIFDINLEAEVNIF